In the genome of Labrus bergylta chromosome 7, fLabBer1.1, whole genome shotgun sequence, the window cattTTAGATTATGGAGACCTGATGTATATGAATGCCTCAGCTAAATGTCTAAGTAAGATTGACGCTGTTTATCTTGCTTCTCTGAGGTTTATTGCTAACTGTGGAGCCCTGACCCATCATTGTGAACTGTGTTCTCGAGTGGGATGGCCTTCTTTGTCCACCAGGAGGCTGGGACACTGGTGCACTTTTATTTACAAGGCCATGCTTGGGCTACTGCCCTCCTACACCTGTGACCTAATCACACGGAGAACTGTTGATTCTTACGGTTTGCGTTCAAATGATCAGTTGTTGCTGTCTGTTCCATTTGCCCACACAGAGCTGGGAAAAAGGGCTTTCATCAACTCTGCTCCTTCTATATGGAACATGCTTCAAAAAGactggaaaataactgaactgatttctttgaatgcttttaaatccaggctGAGAGCAGTTGAGAGGACCTCCTTtacttgtaactgttttttataatttgaattgctaattgttttttatcatttgaattgCTGTCTGTATGTTGAGTGTAACTGTGTAACAtttgctgcctcttggccaggactcccttgaaaaataggtttttaatctcaatgggactttcctggataaataaaggttaaaaaataaataataataataaaaaataaaaataaactgagGATCCAAGGCAGGCCAAGTTAATAATTTGATGTCCCCCTCCAAATTATACTCTTTTACAATCTTGCCCAAGATGTTCAGGGTTCGTTTGATAATTGAATTCTTACAGTTTTGGCTCAACCTACTCACCTTGTCCTCTTTTGAAGTAGGGAAGATTCAATACTAATTTATATGTCCTTCCATCTTGCCAGGTAAAAAGGGCAACATGCACAGACCAGGAATTTCACTTGAGCTACATAAACATATTTCCTCAAATTAGGCGGAGACAACTCACACTCATTGTTAAGAGTGTTTTATACCTAACTCTTGGTCTCTTACCAGCCCAAACAAATCTTGATATCAGTTTGTCCCATGATCTGAACTGTGACTCTGGAACCATGTTAGGAATAAATTGAAATAAGTATAACAGtcttgggttagggttagggttaacagGTTTATCTTAATTACCTCCATTCGTGTACCAAAGTCCAGATTAAAAGCTGGCCACTGTTTAATATCTTTCTGGATGTTGTTATTAAGATGGTTATAGTTTATTTCCAATGTTTGATCAAGCTCTTTTGCAATCACCacacttaaatatttaaatgatgttttctttcaaacaatGTTGTAGTCATCTCTTATTTCTTGCTTAGGAGAATAGTTTAATGGTAGGACTTGAGTCTTTGTTATGTTTAATTTGGGGGAGACTCCTGGTGGGCCGGTTTCTGCTGGGAGCCCTggcttgttgtttttcagctcTCTGTCTTTATGCAAGTTTGTGTTTACAAAATTAAACCAGAAAACCTTTTAAACCAGcagcaaagaaaataataataattgaactttattaacattataagagaagaatagaaaataaaacaagtgaacAGAAGGTTTagttactttattttaaactctttGCACAAGAATCGTTTCCTTTGATTTGTTGATAAAATCATCAAATCAACTGAAAGGTAACtgaaatcaataaaatgatatttttagACACACTTTAACTACTTTAATTTTTGCAGGTGGATAAAAGCTAAAGTTCTTATCCTAACTCGGTATTTTATAATTTTATGTCATCAGAACAACTCCCAGAGCTGCTATCTGCCTCCCTCTGCCCACTGAAAGCCAACAGATTGCAGAGAGTCCACCTCCTCTGGCTGCTCATCTCCGGGTTGAGGGTCCGGGGCGTTGGGGTCCAGGGGTTACACCAGAGGTCTTTCTCCTGAAATAAAGGTTAAAGAGTtatcattcaaacaaaaacttaTTTCTTAGCGTTTCACGTCACGTCACGTCACACTAATGTGcttgaataaatgttttctttatgaaAGTTAATTTATTACTTCAGTAAAGTGTGGAGTATGGACTTGGCCCACTTCCCGTTTGGATCGGCACAAACTTTAGAGCCGTTCTTCTTCGTCACTCTGCAGAGAAGaaagattcatttttctttcagtcAGACGTCACATTTGAATTTACTACCCAATTAAAGGTACTTTTGCTCGATTACTTTCAGACAACAGCTAACCTTTAcatgattaataaaaaaatggaaattgtTGATTGGGTCTTCACTACTCACATGACTTCTGTCCAGCGACAGTATCCCGAAACTGGAATCACCTCGATTTTGTCGATGACTCGGACAGGGATGGAGGACAAGGTGGTCCGTATGCAGAAACATCCCGAGCTGGGAGAAGCTGAACAATTCAAAACATAAAGTGAATTCTTCTGTCAGTCTTTGTTCAGTCTCTGAATTGAAACACGTTTGAtgttaaagaaatgttaaacagtcaaagtctgcaggtttcttcttgtttctgtgAGAAAAGTTTACCTGAGCGCTGAGAGGTTTGTAATCAGCTGAGAAACATTAGAGGAGGTGATTATGAAGCTGAATAAAGTTTCAAACTACAACCTTTCAAACGTCATGGAACAATAATTAAGTTTGTTCACTTTTAGCCTACTGTGGAAAGTCAGAATGTTAATGAAACGGGATTTAAAGCAACATGAGAGCAGAACGATCATTTCATGCAGATGAGATAGAATTATATTTTAATAACgttcattttacaaacactgaGCACAAAACAGGCTGGAATGAATATTTCAGATTAAAAGGAGTTAAAGACACGCAGCGTCTTTATCAATTGAATATTTGAATGTGAGAATGTTACCTTGCAGGCTCACGATGCAGAAGCAGAGAGTTGTTATGACGATCAGCTGTGTAGATGTCATGTTGGCAGCAGCTTCAATGTTTCAGCTCTGATGAGGATGTGAGACTGAATGAAGGAGACCGTGTttataaagcagaaaaaaaggaagtgcGTAGAGTTACCAGACTTTTACACACTAGAATGCtaattgatgtgtgtgtgtgtgtgtgtgtgtgtgtgtgtgtgtgtgtgtgagggagggggggtttaATGAAAAAGATGGGGTCCTCTCTGAAAGTCTATTTTTACTGATGAATGCTGAAATAAAACGTGTTATCTTAGCCTGCTGTTTCTGTATGAGcagatttctctctctcagtctgcaGCATTGACTTCACAGGAACAAAAACTTTCTCTCTGAAGCAAAGAGTTCACTTT includes:
- the LOC110002205 gene encoding C-X-C motif chemokine 10 — protein: MTSTQLIVITTLCFCIVSLQASPSSGCFCIRTTLSSIPVRVIDKIEVIPVSGYCRWTEVIVTKKNGSKVCADPNGKWAKSILHTLLKRKTSGVTPGPQRPGPSTRR